Proteins found in one Fodinibius saliphilus genomic segment:
- a CDS encoding 3-oxoacyl-ACP synthase III family protein, with product MRHSKIIASGSYAPDRVIKNEWFNKLLGEDVDTWLRENLTIRERRWMEEGQSTSDLCVQAGQEALEMAELEPEDIDLLIIATDTPDFISPSTASVVQHKMGLANATSLDTNTACAGFPTALSLANSMMVTDATYQKVMVMGAYGMSRFLNMDDKKTVTLFADGAGAVILEPTDEKRVGFLASDLRTKPEYYKHMGIYGGGAAAPAARSETKGGSQCLQFVEKFPKEINPRIWTDMIRKMAEKAKFNTDDIAGAYMTQININQIWETMDNLSLERDTAPTIMDRFGYTGSAAIPMVFDKALRDGAVKDGDLLVFVGSGGGLHFGACAYRW from the coding sequence ATGAGACACTCTAAGATTATCGCAAGTGGTTCTTACGCCCCAGATAGGGTTATAAAGAATGAATGGTTTAATAAACTGCTTGGAGAAGATGTTGACACTTGGCTACGTGAAAATTTGACGATTCGTGAACGCCGCTGGATGGAAGAAGGACAGTCTACGAGTGATTTATGTGTACAGGCCGGTCAGGAAGCCTTAGAGATGGCCGAATTGGAACCAGAAGATATTGATCTGTTGATAATTGCAACAGATACACCAGATTTTATTTCCCCTTCTACTGCATCAGTAGTACAGCATAAGATGGGCCTTGCCAATGCTACTTCTCTAGATACTAATACCGCCTGTGCGGGCTTTCCTACCGCACTATCATTGGCCAATAGTATGATGGTAACAGATGCTACTTATCAAAAAGTAATGGTAATGGGAGCTTATGGGATGAGTCGATTTTTAAATATGGATGATAAGAAAACGGTAACGTTATTTGCTGATGGAGCCGGTGCTGTTATTTTGGAACCAACAGATGAAAAGCGAGTTGGTTTTTTAGCATCCGACTTGCGTACCAAACCAGAGTATTATAAACATATGGGGATTTATGGTGGCGGGGCAGCGGCACCCGCGGCCCGGAGTGAGACGAAGGGAGGTTCTCAATGTCTTCAGTTTGTCGAAAAGTTTCCAAAAGAGATAAATCCACGTATTTGGACAGATATGATTCGCAAAATGGCTGAGAAAGCAAAATTTAATACTGATGATATTGCCGGTGCTTATATGACTCAGATAAATATTAACCAGATTTGGGAAACTATGGATAACCTCTCTCTGGAGCGTGATACAGCCCCTACTATTATGGATCGCTTTGGGTACACTGGTTCGGCAGCCATTCCCATGGTTTTTGATAAAGCACTACGAGATGGGGCGGTTAAGGATGGTGACCTTTTGGTTTTTGTTGGTTCGGGTGGGGGGCTTCACTTTGGAGCTTGTGCTTATCGATGGTAG
- the fabG gene encoding 3-oxoacyl-ACP reductase FabG, which yields MMDFENKVVLITGGAGGIGRETAQQFIDRGAKVEIWDMAEKAGKELAQKWTDEGNNVHFEKLDVTSYEAVKQTMSELQERWSRLDVLVNNAGITRDATLKKMDPDEWQQVMDVNLNGVFYCGKAASGLMRDQESGVILNASSVVGLYGNFGQSNYVATKSGVVGLTKTWARELGRKGIRVNAVAPGFIETPMVDTVPEKVLNQLKDQTPLGRLGKPKDIAAAYLFLASDQAEYITGTVIQVDGGLVV from the coding sequence ATGATGGATTTTGAAAATAAGGTAGTGTTGATAACAGGTGGAGCCGGTGGTATCGGTCGGGAAACTGCTCAGCAGTTTATTGATAGAGGAGCAAAGGTGGAAATTTGGGATATGGCCGAAAAGGCCGGTAAGGAATTGGCTCAAAAATGGACTGATGAGGGGAATAATGTCCATTTTGAGAAGTTGGACGTTACTAGTTATGAAGCTGTAAAGCAAACGATGTCTGAATTACAGGAGCGGTGGAGCAGGCTGGATGTGCTCGTAAACAATGCAGGAATTACACGGGATGCAACGCTTAAAAAAATGGATCCAGACGAGTGGCAGCAAGTCATGGATGTTAATTTAAATGGGGTCTTCTATTGCGGAAAGGCGGCATCTGGGTTAATGCGAGATCAGGAATCCGGGGTGATATTAAATGCCAGCTCAGTGGTAGGATTATACGGTAATTTTGGGCAAAGTAATTATGTGGCTACAAAATCGGGTGTAGTTGGGCTTACCAAGACATGGGCTCGAGAGTTAGGACGCAAAGGTATTCGGGTAAATGCAGTAGCCCCCGGCTTTATTGAAACGCCCATGGTCGATACAGTGCCTGAAAAGGTACTCAATCAGCTTAAAGATCAAACACCGCTGGGACGTCTCGGCAAACCAAAAGATATTGCAGCTGCTTATCTCTTTTTAGCATCGGATCAAGCCGAATATATTACGGGAACCGTTATACAGGTAGATGGGGGATTAGTAGTATAA
- a CDS encoding alpha/beta fold hydrolase: MKEKLQHIALLGFLGITLLIPFSLLKGQSLQFSDLDYPYSVEYQQLGTGDRIAYTDVGEGPVIMMVHGLGSYIPAWKKNIRILRKSFRVIAVDLPGFGKSSKNVADYSIPFFAETVVQLQDSLGIEKASWVGHSMGAQISLQAALSHSEKVSKLILLAPAGFEKFTEQEGQMISSFVTPSSIKATPDSLVRQTFKTTFWDFPEEAEFMIEDRIKIRKANNFDGYARAYAASVKAMLMHPVADKLHKVEQPTLIIFGKQDGLIPNRQVHPKLTTRKVASFGHDKLPRSELQMIEKAGHFVHFEQSKMVNGMIISFLNK; encoded by the coding sequence ATGAAAGAAAAGCTTCAACATATAGCATTACTTGGGTTTTTGGGAATCACTTTACTCATTCCTTTCTCCCTTCTTAAGGGACAGTCGCTGCAATTTTCTGATCTCGACTACCCCTATTCGGTTGAATACCAGCAATTGGGTACTGGAGATCGTATTGCCTATACAGATGTTGGAGAAGGGCCGGTTATCATGATGGTCCATGGCCTTGGAAGTTACATTCCGGCATGGAAAAAGAATATTCGGATTTTGCGAAAGTCATTTAGGGTTATCGCTGTAGATTTGCCAGGTTTTGGTAAGAGTTCAAAGAATGTAGCTGATTATAGTATACCGTTTTTTGCTGAAACGGTGGTTCAGTTACAAGATTCGCTGGGTATCGAAAAAGCAAGCTGGGTAGGGCATTCTATGGGGGCACAAATTTCCTTGCAGGCCGCATTGAGTCATTCAGAAAAAGTATCAAAACTGATATTGCTAGCGCCTGCAGGATTTGAAAAGTTTACAGAACAGGAGGGGCAGATGATAAGCAGCTTTGTAACTCCATCTTCCATTAAGGCAACACCAGATTCATTGGTGCGACAGACGTTTAAGACTACTTTTTGGGATTTTCCTGAAGAGGCAGAGTTTATGATTGAAGATCGAATAAAGATTCGAAAGGCTAATAATTTTGATGGATACGCACGAGCGTATGCAGCATCGGTGAAAGCGATGTTAATGCATCCGGTTGCGGATAAATTGCATAAAGTGGAGCAGCCAACGCTAATCATTTTCGGTAAGCAAGATGGCCTTATTCCTAATCGACAGGTACATCCCAAATTAACGACAAGAAAGGTAGCAAGCTTTGGTCATGATAAATTGCCCAGAAGTGAGTTGCAGATGATAGAAAAAGCCGGTCATTTTGTTCACTTTGAGCAATCAAAAATGGTAAATGGAATGATTATAAGTTTTTTAAATAAATAA
- a CDS encoding GbsR/MarR family transcriptional regulator, which produces MQQIVADFAEGYSNFGLNPLMGRIVGLLIISEDPQSLDDFVEKLEMSKGPISQICRRLKERGLIEKVWIPGDRKDYYKTAEDIFGKAYSNQVNKMQDNIEIAEKYLAQVKGMDSSSADYVEKQMKMMKSFYELMDEYNKKFMKAWEEQHEEISE; this is translated from the coding sequence ATGCAACAGATAGTAGCCGATTTTGCAGAAGGGTATAGTAATTTTGGATTAAATCCATTAATGGGACGTATTGTAGGGTTACTGATTATATCAGAAGACCCACAATCATTGGACGATTTTGTGGAGAAGCTGGAGATGAGTAAAGGTCCTATCTCGCAAATCTGCCGCAGGCTCAAAGAGCGGGGACTTATTGAGAAGGTGTGGATTCCCGGAGATCGAAAAGATTACTATAAAACTGCTGAAGATATCTTTGGGAAGGCGTATTCCAACCAGGTAAACAAGATGCAAGACAATATTGAGATTGCTGAAAAGTATCTGGCCCAAGTTAAAGGGATGGATTCCTCATCAGCAGACTATGTAGAAAAGCAGATGAAAATGATGAAATCCTTTTATGAACTGATGGATGAGTATAACAAAAAATTTATGAAAGCTTGGGAAGAACAACACGAAGAGATTTCGGAATAA
- the mutS gene encoding DNA mismatch repair protein MutS: MSTKTKSLTPLMRQYHDIKDEHEGAILLFRVGDFYETFADDAELVSEELGITLTKRNNGSDQTPLAGFPYHALDTYLPKLVKKGYRVAVCEQVENPKEAKKAGRKIVSREVTEITTPGVTMSEKLLEHKRNNYAAAIYWEGKTAGIGFADVSTGEFALSEVPKEQLGDLLQSITPAELLLPQKLKNNVPEYLLDYNMTFVEDWVYEGDYGYNLLTDHFETHSLKGFGVEDQDVAHVAAGALMHYIQETQKASLGHIKRLHKFENNEYMALDGSTKRNLELITSIQDDGSEGTLISILDETNTAMGGRMLRKWIMRPLKRMQPIRERLNAVEALNVNHEVRDKLRDELDQVGDLERLISRICVGRATPRDLVSLKESLAQVPRIKMQFNQLEEPLLVDILERLKLLIEVQEKIENAIGEEPPTSVRDGGIFKDGYNEELDELRNVARNGKDFIADTRDELAAETGIDSLKIGYNKVYGYYIEVTKTHTEKVPEHFIRKQTLVNSERYITPELKEVEEKILSSEEQSKSLEYDLFEELRIEIAGFAEEVQQVAVALAELDCLQSFAEVSYHNNYCKPAIADDQKIDITKGRHPVVEKTLPPGDPFIPNDIHLENEDEQILIITGPNMAGKSIILRQTGLIVLLAQIGCFVPADEAHIGLVDKIFTRVGASDNLAAGESTFLVEMNEAANILNNATRNSLILLDEVGRGTSTFDGLSIAWSLAEYLHNQPSVAAKTLFATHYHELNELENMYDHIVNYNVSVKEHDDKVIFLRKLVRGGADHSYGIQVADMAGLPSIVIERAKEILQNLESHSLDVTDSNGTLEEGAKKKKAAVKKAAQELDKQEQIDQMSLFQTQLDPHVEQLIDKIEACDPNRMTPIESLMLVSELKKLVDKR, from the coding sequence ATGAGTACCAAAACAAAATCACTTACCCCGTTGATGCGTCAGTATCATGATATTAAGGATGAACATGAAGGGGCAATTTTACTTTTTAGGGTCGGTGACTTTTATGAAACCTTCGCTGATGATGCAGAACTGGTTAGTGAGGAGCTGGGTATTACATTGACAAAGCGCAATAACGGTAGTGATCAAACGCCTCTTGCCGGTTTCCCCTATCACGCGCTCGATACGTACTTGCCCAAACTGGTAAAGAAAGGTTACCGGGTTGCAGTATGTGAGCAGGTCGAAAATCCCAAAGAAGCAAAAAAAGCAGGTCGAAAGATTGTTTCACGAGAGGTGACTGAGATTACTACTCCCGGTGTTACTATGTCTGAGAAGCTTCTGGAACATAAGCGTAATAATTACGCAGCTGCAATTTACTGGGAAGGGAAGACCGCCGGTATCGGCTTTGCAGATGTTTCAACAGGTGAGTTTGCTCTTAGTGAAGTGCCGAAAGAACAGCTTGGCGATCTTTTGCAATCAATAACACCAGCTGAACTGCTATTGCCTCAGAAGCTAAAAAATAATGTACCTGAATACCTTTTGGACTACAATATGACCTTTGTTGAGGATTGGGTGTATGAAGGCGATTATGGTTATAACTTATTAACTGATCATTTTGAGACGCATTCTCTCAAGGGTTTTGGGGTCGAAGATCAGGATGTAGCTCATGTTGCTGCCGGCGCGCTAATGCATTATATCCAGGAAACACAGAAAGCTTCGCTGGGACATATTAAGCGCCTGCACAAGTTTGAGAATAATGAATATATGGCGCTGGATGGCTCGACCAAGAGGAATCTGGAACTGATAACCTCTATCCAGGATGACGGCAGTGAAGGAACATTGATCTCAATTTTAGATGAGACGAATACGGCTATGGGAGGGCGTATGCTGCGCAAGTGGATAATGCGGCCCCTCAAACGAATGCAGCCGATACGGGAACGCCTTAATGCGGTAGAAGCTTTAAACGTAAATCATGAGGTGCGCGATAAGCTTCGCGATGAACTAGATCAGGTGGGTGATCTGGAGCGACTTATTTCACGAATCTGTGTAGGACGTGCAACCCCCCGTGATTTAGTGAGCCTGAAAGAGTCGCTAGCGCAGGTACCCCGTATTAAGATGCAGTTTAATCAGCTTGAGGAACCACTGCTTGTTGATATTTTGGAACGCCTGAAGTTGTTAATTGAGGTGCAAGAAAAAATTGAAAATGCGATTGGAGAAGAACCTCCTACGAGCGTGCGAGATGGCGGAATTTTTAAAGATGGTTATAATGAAGAACTGGATGAGCTGCGCAATGTAGCCAGAAACGGGAAAGATTTTATTGCCGATACGAGAGATGAATTGGCAGCGGAAACGGGTATCGATTCGCTGAAAATTGGTTATAATAAGGTGTACGGCTACTATATTGAAGTAACCAAGACCCATACCGAAAAGGTGCCCGAGCATTTTATACGAAAGCAGACCTTGGTAAATTCAGAGCGATACATCACCCCGGAGCTCAAAGAGGTGGAAGAGAAAATTCTTTCATCTGAAGAACAAAGTAAATCGTTGGAATACGATCTTTTTGAAGAACTTCGCATCGAAATCGCGGGTTTTGCTGAAGAGGTTCAACAGGTAGCAGTAGCTTTAGCCGAGTTGGACTGCCTACAGAGTTTTGCCGAGGTTTCGTATCATAACAACTATTGCAAACCTGCTATTGCTGATGATCAAAAGATCGATATTACCAAAGGACGTCATCCAGTTGTAGAAAAGACCTTGCCGCCGGGCGACCCATTTATTCCCAACGATATCCATCTTGAAAATGAAGATGAGCAGATCCTGATTATAACTGGTCCTAATATGGCGGGTAAAAGTATTATCCTGCGACAGACCGGTTTGATTGTGCTTTTGGCACAAATTGGGTGTTTTGTGCCGGCCGATGAGGCACATATCGGCTTGGTGGATAAGATCTTTACTCGTGTGGGAGCTTCGGATAATCTGGCCGCAGGGGAGAGCACCTTTCTTGTAGAGATGAATGAGGCCGCAAATATTTTAAATAATGCAACACGAAACTCGCTGATCTTGCTGGATGAGGTCGGTCGTGGAACCAGTACCTTTGATGGACTTAGTATTGCATGGTCATTGGCCGAATACCTGCATAATCAGCCTTCAGTAGCGGCTAAGACGCTCTTTGCTACACATTATCACGAGCTCAATGAGCTTGAAAATATGTATGACCATATTGTGAATTACAATGTGTCGGTGAAGGAGCATGATGATAAGGTGATTTTCTTGCGTAAGCTTGTCCGTGGGGGAGCTGATCACAGCTATGGAATACAGGTGGCCGATATGGCTGGATTGCCTTCTATTGTGATAGAACGGGCAAAGGAGATTTTGCAAAACTTGGAAAGCCATAGCTTAGATGTGACCGACAGCAATGGCACTCTTGAAGAAGGAGCCAAGAAAAAGAAGGCTGCGGTAAAAAAGGCAGCCCAAGAGCTAGATAAACAGGAGCAGATCGATCAGATGTCGCTGTTCCAAACACAGCTCGACCCGCACGTAGAGCAGCTTATTGATAAGATTGAGGCCTGTGATCCCAATCGCATGACCCCTATTGAATCGCTGATGCTGGTCTCAGAGCTTAAAAAGCTGGTCGACAAGCGATAG
- a CDS encoding YihY/virulence factor BrkB family protein, producing MQKYKNFWRLIVKLIKKKDVFFSASAITFNLFICAIPFILLMISIIGYVLSYEDAFAEIIRYGRELFPSFTYESQSGDVYRGAITLETLLKPLVGARRIFGIVGTVILIFFSQGFFHTLKHVVFDIFEYEDRRHPILEMVYNFFTFGLVGGVFLFFSLIISLTSLLSFDQIGLPFTEMVIKLSWVYDFLNVLIPIVFTLILFYTIFRYISEKRMQPKVALLAAGIYTLLFEAAKLGVGYYLEYALSAYRYFYQGYTILVIIGIWAFYSAILFVISTIVARSYQEHFLSEPSIPENPYTTIS from the coding sequence GTGCAGAAGTATAAGAATTTCTGGCGGCTCATCGTAAAATTGATCAAAAAGAAGGACGTCTTTTTTAGTGCGTCAGCAATAACTTTTAATCTATTTATCTGTGCTATTCCTTTTATCCTTCTGATGATTTCCATTATTGGGTACGTACTTTCATATGAAGATGCTTTTGCAGAGATTATTCGATACGGACGAGAGCTTTTCCCAAGCTTTACTTATGAGTCGCAATCCGGTGATGTCTATCGGGGTGCCATCACCTTAGAAACCCTGCTTAAACCTCTTGTAGGAGCCCGCCGGATCTTTGGAATAGTCGGTACCGTTATCCTTATCTTCTTTTCACAAGGTTTTTTCCATACCCTCAAACATGTAGTGTTTGATATATTTGAATATGAAGATCGCAGGCACCCTATTTTAGAAATGGTATATAACTTTTTTACTTTCGGATTGGTTGGCGGTGTGTTTTTATTCTTTAGCTTAATTATATCACTGACATCCCTGCTCTCTTTTGATCAAATTGGGCTCCCCTTTACTGAAATGGTTATTAAACTAAGCTGGGTATATGATTTCTTAAATGTTCTTATTCCCATTGTATTTACTCTTATTCTTTTTTATACCATTTTTCGGTATATCAGTGAAAAACGTATGCAGCCTAAAGTAGCACTATTGGCTGCAGGTATCTACACCTTGCTTTTTGAAGCTGCCAAGCTCGGCGTAGGCTACTACCTGGAATATGCCCTCAGCGCATATCGCTATTTTTACCAGGGATATACCATCTTAGTAATTATTGGCATCTGGGCCTTCTATTCAGCAATTCTTTTTGTTATCAGTACGATTGTTGCACGCTCATACCAAGAACACTTCCTTAGCGAACCCTCTATCCCGGAGAATCCATATACAACTATCTCCTAG
- a CDS encoding DNA-3-methyladenine glycosylase produces the protein MTDQKLPPAFYRRTDVVTIARELVGKVLCTSFEGTITSGIITEAEAYCGRGDPACHADGDTRTKRTETMYQVGGISYVYLCYGIHHLFNVVTNIEDKADAVLIRAIKPVDGIDIMLKRRSFQKASPELTAGPGRLSQALNITTNHDGTSLFSETIWIEDRGIVFNPDQIHATKRIGVDYAGEDAQLPWRFYPKETPWISKK, from the coding sequence ATGACCGACCAAAAACTACCTCCTGCATTTTATCGGCGAACTGATGTTGTCACTATTGCCCGAGAATTGGTAGGGAAAGTTCTATGTACTTCTTTTGAAGGAACCATCACGAGTGGCATCATCACCGAAGCTGAAGCTTATTGTGGCCGTGGAGATCCTGCATGCCACGCTGATGGTGATACCAGAACAAAACGTACCGAGACGATGTACCAAGTCGGCGGCATTTCATATGTATACCTGTGCTATGGCATTCATCACCTTTTCAATGTGGTTACCAATATAGAAGACAAGGCGGATGCCGTACTAATACGGGCAATTAAACCGGTGGATGGTATTGACATCATGTTAAAACGACGGAGTTTCCAAAAAGCATCACCCGAATTAACGGCAGGGCCGGGTCGCCTTAGTCAAGCATTAAACATTACAACTAACCACGATGGTACTTCCCTTTTCAGTGAAACCATATGGATTGAAGATCGAGGAATCGTTTTTAATCCCGATCAAATACACGCAACTAAGCGTATTGGGGTTGATTACGCCGGTGAAGACGCTCAACTCCCTTGGCGTTTTTATCCCAAAGAAACTCCATGGATAAGCAAAAAATAA
- a CDS encoding DUF4168 domain-containing protein, whose product MKIFKRSAVFILGFFLIAGAAFAQGQQMKQQQAAQPDSISDKELKKFATASQKMQKVNGEIQQKMMAEVKAALKDKEMDEKRFQQIMMSKRNKKMADSMNVTPQEEQTIKEIQPKLMKVRQGAQQQMMSVIQESGLQPQRFQAIMRAVQSNPEVMKRFQKIAQDTMKK is encoded by the coding sequence ATGAAGATTTTTAAACGTTCTGCCGTTTTCATTCTTGGCTTCTTTCTTATTGCAGGTGCTGCATTTGCACAAGGACAACAGATGAAGCAGCAACAAGCCGCCCAGCCCGACAGTATTTCTGATAAAGAGCTGAAAAAATTTGCTACTGCCAGCCAAAAGATGCAAAAGGTAAATGGTGAAATTCAGCAAAAGATGATGGCTGAAGTAAAAGCTGCACTTAAAGATAAAGAGATGGATGAGAAACGGTTTCAGCAGATTATGATGAGCAAGCGTAATAAGAAGATGGCTGATTCTATGAATGTGACACCTCAGGAAGAACAAACAATTAAGGAAATTCAGCCTAAGTTGATGAAAGTTCGGCAAGGTGCTCAGCAACAGATGATGTCCGTTATTCAGGAAAGTGGATTGCAACCACAACGGTTTCAGGCAATTATGCGTGCTGTGCAGTCTAATCCTGAAGTGATGAAGCGTTTCCAAAAAATTGCTCAAGATACAATGAAGAAATAA
- a CDS encoding cobalamin-binding protein, giving the protein MRIVSLLPSTTEIVAALGRKNKLVGRSHECDFPDGISELPVCTEPKFNPDGTSYEIDQRVKALLQEGLSVYRVNQEQLKELNPDVIITQDHCEVCAVSLDEVKKAVQSSVGDHVEVISVSPTDLSSVVRSIRTIAEAINASEQAEKVMQQMKSELLHIQNKTTTLNHPDILAIEWLDPLMAAGNWVPELIQLAGGRALGAEAGKHSPWLEWKSIQKWNPDIITIIPCGYDIDQSLSELSPLTSQKGWKELDAVRNKQVFVADGNHFFNRPGPRLVESTRILAEIMHPASFEKPNQNSGRWINLAKHQFHKKIQQI; this is encoded by the coding sequence ATGCGCATTGTTTCTCTTTTACCAAGTACTACCGAGATTGTTGCTGCACTCGGAAGAAAAAATAAGCTTGTAGGACGTTCCCATGAGTGTGACTTCCCCGATGGCATTTCTGAACTCCCAGTCTGTACCGAACCTAAATTCAATCCTGACGGTACAAGCTATGAAATTGATCAACGGGTAAAAGCACTATTGCAAGAAGGACTATCGGTTTATAGGGTCAACCAGGAACAACTGAAAGAACTAAATCCAGACGTTATAATCACACAAGACCATTGCGAAGTTTGTGCAGTATCATTGGATGAGGTAAAAAAAGCTGTCCAATCTTCTGTTGGTGATCATGTTGAAGTAATATCCGTTTCACCCACAGATTTATCATCCGTGGTACGTTCTATACGGACTATTGCTGAGGCTATCAATGCCTCTGAGCAGGCCGAAAAGGTAATGCAACAAATGAAATCAGAACTACTGCATATTCAGAACAAAACAACCACACTGAATCATCCCGATATCTTAGCCATCGAATGGCTGGATCCACTTATGGCAGCCGGCAATTGGGTGCCCGAACTTATACAACTGGCTGGCGGACGGGCCCTTGGAGCTGAAGCGGGTAAGCATTCACCTTGGCTTGAGTGGAAGTCAATACAAAAATGGAATCCCGATATTATTACTATTATTCCTTGTGGATATGATATTGATCAAAGTCTTTCTGAATTATCACCTCTTACTTCCCAAAAAGGATGGAAAGAACTTGATGCCGTACGTAATAAACAAGTTTTTGTAGCAGACGGGAATCATTTTTTTAATCGCCCGGGTCCAAGGCTTGTAGAATCTACCCGTATTTTAGCTGAAATCATGCATCCGGCATCTTTTGAAAAACCCAACCAGAATTCGGGGCGCTGGATTAACCTTGCAAAACATCAATTTCACAAAAAAATTCAACAAATATGA
- a CDS encoding SDR family NAD(P)-dependent oxidoreductase, which yields MSRKIAIIGATSGIGRALAVELHNRGHTIGATGRRVERLESLKQELGTRISTAYMDVTDYDDAIDQLELLKQRMHGIDSIVINAGVSNFQKRVSHEGDMHVIDVNVRGFANLAAYSFSMFHRQEHGHIIGISSVASFFGWGLSAPYSASKAFMNTYLQGYRQKANHTDADISVTTIIPGFVESEMTEGKRGMFWVSDTDKAANQIADAIKKKKHRAYVTKRWRYVVWLLKLVPHWVWNRM from the coding sequence ATGAGTAGAAAGATAGCCATTATCGGTGCAACATCAGGTATTGGTAGAGCTCTTGCAGTAGAACTCCATAATCGGGGGCATACAATTGGTGCCACCGGTCGTCGCGTTGAACGTCTCGAATCGTTAAAACAAGAGTTAGGCACACGTATCTCTACAGCTTATATGGATGTTACCGACTATGATGACGCCATTGATCAGCTGGAACTTCTAAAGCAACGCATGCATGGTATCGACAGCATTGTTATTAATGCCGGTGTTTCAAATTTTCAAAAACGGGTAAGCCACGAGGGAGATATGCATGTCATTGATGTAAATGTAAGAGGTTTCGCCAACTTGGCTGCCTATAGCTTTTCTATGTTTCACCGTCAGGAACATGGGCATATAATCGGTATCTCCTCGGTTGCCTCTTTTTTCGGCTGGGGATTAAGTGCCCCTTACAGTGCATCTAAAGCATTCATGAATACCTACCTGCAGGGGTATCGACAAAAAGCGAACCATACTGATGCTGATATATCAGTCACAACTATTATACCCGGTTTCGTGGAATCCGAAATGACAGAAGGCAAAAGAGGGATGTTCTGGGTTTCCGATACCGACAAAGCTGCAAACCAGATAGCTGATGCTATTAAAAAGAAAAAACATCGTGCATATGTCACAAAACGATGGCGATATGTAGTATGGCTGCTAAAATTAGTACCCCACTGGGTGTGGAATCGGATGTAA
- a CDS encoding NUDIX domain-containing protein: protein MSSTSAGILLFSRKPHLQLLLAHPGGPYWWNKDEGAWTIPKGEIEKNEPPLKAAKREFEEELGFIPEGDFLELNTITQKGGKTVHAWAVEYQIPDDFIFTPNYFEIEWPPDSGKTEEFPEIDRIEYFGPFEARKKINPAQRPFINRLITICSK, encoded by the coding sequence GTGTCTAGTACCAGTGCCGGCATCCTCTTATTTAGTCGAAAACCACATCTTCAATTACTTTTAGCCCATCCCGGCGGGCCTTACTGGTGGAATAAAGATGAAGGGGCATGGACTATACCAAAAGGAGAAATAGAAAAAAACGAACCCCCTTTAAAAGCAGCTAAAAGAGAGTTTGAAGAAGAGCTTGGGTTTATACCTGAAGGCGATTTTCTGGAACTAAATACCATTACCCAAAAAGGGGGAAAAACCGTGCATGCATGGGCTGTAGAATATCAAATACCTGATGATTTTATCTTTACGCCCAATTATTTTGAAATTGAGTGGCCACCAGACTCAGGAAAAACGGAAGAATTTCCTGAGATCGATCGCATCGAATATTTTGGCCCTTTTGAAGCACGAAAAAAAATCAACCCGGCGCAGCGACCATTCATTAATCGACTCATCACTATTTGCAGTAAATAA
- a CDS encoding DJ-1/PfpI family protein — translation MLGKKLLMLVGDFGEDYEIMVPFQALQMVGHTVHAVCPDKEEGDIVKTAIHDFEGDQTYTEKPGHNFTLNATFNEITPSDYDGLVIAGGRAPEYLRLEKDVLNMVVHFFEKNKPVAAICHGLQILSAADVIRGKTLTAYPACGPEMEAAGAHYKEVEPTEVVVDGNLVTTPAWPGHPKWLSAFLDVLGTKITHKERATA, via the coding sequence ATGTTAGGAAAAAAACTATTGATGCTTGTCGGAGATTTTGGTGAAGATTATGAAATTATGGTTCCTTTTCAGGCCCTGCAAATGGTAGGTCATACCGTTCATGCCGTTTGTCCCGACAAAGAAGAGGGCGACATTGTTAAAACTGCAATTCACGACTTTGAGGGCGACCAAACTTACACAGAAAAACCGGGTCACAACTTCACTCTTAATGCAACATTTAATGAAATCACCCCAAGCGATTACGACGGATTAGTGATAGCAGGTGGTCGTGCACCCGAATATTTACGTCTCGAAAAAGATGTCTTGAACATGGTAGTGCATTTTTTCGAAAAAAATAAACCGGTAGCTGCCATTTGCCACGGGCTTCAAATTCTATCAGCCGCAGATGTAATCAGAGGCAAAACACTCACCGCTTATCCCGCTTGTGGTCCGGAAATGGAAGCAGCCGGAGCCCATTACAAAGAAGTAGAACCAACGGAAGTTGTTGTTGATGGAAACCTGGTAACCACACCAGCGTGGCCGGGCCATCCTAAATGGCTTTCAGCTTTCCTTGATGTACTTGGTACAAAAATTACTCATAAAGAAAGGGCCACTGCCTAG